A DNA window from Chloroflexota bacterium contains the following coding sequences:
- the hisF gene encoding imidazole glycerol phosphate synthase subunit HisF: protein MLTKRIIPCLDVTQGRVVKGTSFTNLCDAGDPVELASFYYGEGADELVFLDIGATPEGRDIMVDVVESVSKQVFIPLTVGGGLRSLEDMRRMLEAGADKISVNTAVVYGSDLVAEAARRFGSQCVVVAIDARRNENGNKPGWEVYTHGGRVSTGIDAVGWAKRAVELGAGEILLTSWDADGHRAGYDLKLTSAISEVVTVPVIASGGAGSLEHLYQALVVGKADAVLAASIFHYRTYSIRQAKAYLEEKGIPVRTDQ from the coding sequence ATGCTGACAAAAAGAATTATACCTTGTCTTGATGTAACTCAGGGTCGTGTAGTGAAAGGTACAAGCTTTACAAACCTGTGTGATGCTGGTGACCCTGTGGAGCTTGCCTCATTTTACTACGGGGAAGGCGCTGATGAATTAGTTTTCTTGGATATCGGGGCTACCCCTGAAGGCCGTGATATTATGGTGGACGTAGTTGAATCTGTCTCGAAACAGGTTTTTATTCCACTTACTGTCGGTGGCGGACTGCGCAGTCTTGAAGATATGAGGCGTATGCTTGAGGCAGGCGCTGACAAAATTAGTGTGAACACTGCTGTTGTTTACGGCTCTGACCTCGTTGCCGAAGCAGCGCGTAGGTTTGGCTCTCAGTGCGTTGTGGTGGCTATAGATGCCAGACGGAACGAGAATGGCAACAAACCCGGGTGGGAAGTTTACACTCATGGTGGTCGAGTATCAACAGGCATAGATGCTGTGGGATGGGCAAAGAGGGCTGTTGAGTTGGGGGCGGGCGAAATACTGTTAACCAGTTGGGATGCGGATGGTCACAGGGCAGGCTACGATTTAAAGTTAACCAGCGCTATCAGCGAGGTGGTGACAGTGCCAGTTATTGCCAGTGGTGGTGCTGGAAGTCTGGAGCATTTGTATCAGGCACTTGTAGTCGGCAAAGCTGACGCAGTCCTTGCAGCCAGCATCTTTCACTACCGCACCTACTCTATACGTCAGGCAAAAGCCTATCTAGAGGAAAAAGGGATTCCGGTAAGAACAGATCAATAG
- a CDS encoding FMN-binding glutamate synthase family protein: protein MKTYLPPKFIIERDSNRCIQCQVCVNQCSFDVHHYDAADDEVRSQEENCVGCHRCVVFCPTNAVSIRKNPLDYRENYNWRPEVIEDIIKQSETGGVLLTGMGNDKSYRVYWDHLVLNASQVTNPSIDPLREPMELVTYIGRKPDKIEVSEGALKLKTKLAPQVKLEVPVIFSAMSYGAVSINVQESLARAATESGTLWNTGEGGLHPKLYKYGKNTIVQVASGRFGVHPEYLDAAAVVEIKIGQGAKPGIGGHLPGEKVSAEVAMTRMIPKGTDALSPAPQHDIYSIEDLAQLVYALKEATDYTKPISVKIAAVHNSAAIASGMVRAGADMIVLDGLRGSTGAAPKIIRDNVGIPIEMALASVDTRLRQEGIRNQASVVIAGGIRNSGDVAKAIALGADAVYIGTAALMALGCTCCQQCHTGKCAWGICTSDLALTKRVNPDIGARRLANLLRGWSIELKDILGGMGINALESLRGNRLALRGIGLTDTEMEILGVRMAGG, encoded by the coding sequence ATGAAGACTTATTTGCCACCAAAATTCATAATAGAAAGGGATTCAAACCGCTGCATCCAGTGCCAGGTGTGTGTCAATCAATGCAGTTTCGATGTGCACCATTATGATGCTGCTGATGATGAGGTGAGAAGCCAGGAGGAAAACTGCGTTGGCTGTCATCGGTGTGTGGTCTTCTGTCCTACTAATGCCGTGAGCATCAGGAAGAACCCTCTAGATTACAGGGAGAATTATAACTGGCGTCCTGAGGTAATTGAAGACATTATCAAGCAGTCGGAGACGGGTGGCGTCCTTCTTACTGGTATGGGGAATGACAAGAGCTATCGCGTATATTGGGACCATCTGGTTCTAAATGCCAGCCAAGTAACAAATCCTTCAATCGACCCGCTGCGTGAGCCTATGGAGCTGGTCACATATATCGGTCGTAAACCAGACAAGATCGAGGTTAGTGAAGGCGCCCTTAAGTTGAAGACGAAGCTGGCTCCCCAGGTCAAATTAGAAGTGCCGGTGATATTCTCTGCCATGTCTTATGGAGCAGTAAGTATAAATGTCCAGGAATCTCTCGCTCGAGCGGCTACTGAGTCTGGCACTTTGTGGAATACCGGTGAAGGCGGACTGCATCCGAAGCTGTACAAGTATGGCAAGAACACCATAGTCCAGGTAGCTTCGGGGAGGTTTGGCGTACATCCTGAGTACCTAGATGCTGCCGCAGTAGTTGAAATTAAGATCGGTCAAGGAGCTAAGCCTGGCATTGGTGGACATCTCCCTGGGGAGAAAGTGAGTGCCGAGGTAGCTATGACTCGCATGATTCCTAAGGGAACCGATGCTCTATCTCCAGCACCACAGCACGATATCTACTCTATAGAGGATTTGGCTCAATTAGTTTATGCTCTTAAAGAGGCTACGGACTACACCAAGCCAATATCGGTGAAAATAGCTGCTGTTCATAACTCGGCGGCAATTGCCAGCGGCATGGTTAGGGCAGGAGCGGACATGATAGTTCTCGATGGGTTGCGAGGTTCTACAGGTGCAGCTCCCAAAATCATCCGTGACAATGTTGGCATTCCAATTGAGATGGCTCTGGCCTCGGTGGATACGCGACTAAGGCAGGAGGGTATACGCAATCAGGCATCGGTAGTTATTGCTGGTGGCATCAGAAACAGTGGTGATGTGGCTAAAGCAATTGCTCTTGGCGCTGATGCTGTCTATATTGGCACTGCAGCTCTGATGGCTTTGGGTTGTACTTGTTGCCAGCAGTGTCATACCGGCAAGTGTGCTTGGGGTATTTGCACCAGCGACCTTGCTTTGACCAAAAGAGTTAATCCTGACATAGGAGCTAGACGTCTGGCCAACCTCCTTCGAGGTTGGAGCATTGAATTGAAGGATATACTCGGCGGTATGGGCATTAATGCCTTAGAGAGTCTGCGTGGCAATAGGCTGGCCTTAAGAGGTATTGGACTCACCGATACGGAGATGGAAATCTTAGGAGTAAGGATGGCAGGAGGTTAA
- a CDS encoding DUF128 domain-containing protein encodes MIGQETREIERKIAAILRVLSDSPEPLGGRVISRRLKAHGIDLGERAVRYHLKIMDERGLTRSIGYRDGRSITQPGLEELRSALVCDKVGFVTDRLELLAYLTSFDMSDHTGYIPIDVSLFPKREFTRALEAMKCIFETSLCSSNQVAVASEGERLGETIVPQGKIGFAMVCNAVFSGSLLKAGIPIDSRFGGILQVRDHIPMRFVDLIEYEGSTLDPFEIFIAGRMTCVIEAARRGAGKILASFHEIPMPSRSAVEAVLERLRLANLCNSVKLGKANEPVCEIPVRLNKVGLVLLSGLNAVAAAAETGIDVTSKAMNGVIGVGELRSFWSL; translated from the coding sequence ATGATTGGGCAAGAGACACGCGAGATAGAAAGAAAGATAGCTGCGATTCTAAGAGTGCTTAGCGATTCACCGGAACCACTGGGTGGTAGAGTGATATCTCGTCGACTTAAGGCACATGGTATAGACCTCGGCGAGAGGGCGGTGAGGTATCATCTCAAAATAATGGATGAGCGAGGCCTTACCCGGTCCATAGGTTATCGGGATGGCAGGTCAATCACTCAGCCCGGGCTTGAGGAGTTGAGGAGCGCATTGGTCTGCGATAAGGTGGGCTTTGTAACCGACAGGCTTGAGCTGCTTGCTTATCTAACTAGTTTCGATATGTCTGACCATACCGGGTATATTCCAATCGACGTATCTCTATTTCCCAAAAGAGAATTCACTCGAGCCCTAGAGGCGATGAAGTGTATTTTTGAAACTAGTCTCTGTTCCAGTAATCAAGTGGCTGTGGCTTCTGAGGGTGAAAGATTGGGAGAGACAATTGTTCCTCAAGGCAAAATAGGCTTTGCTATGGTGTGCAATGCCGTGTTCAGTGGGTCATTGCTTAAGGCTGGGATTCCGATAGATTCTAGGTTTGGCGGCATACTGCAGGTACGAGATCACATTCCGATGCGCTTTGTTGACCTTATTGAATACGAAGGATCTACGCTTGACCCGTTTGAGATATTCATTGCTGGAAGGATGACTTGTGTCATTGAAGCTGCAAGGAGAGGCGCAGGTAAGATACTTGCTAGCTTCCATGAGATTCCGATGCCCTCAAGATCAGCGGTTGAAGCAGTCCTGGAAAGATTAAGATTAGCTAACCTCTGCAATTCAGTCAAGCTGGGGAAGGCAAATGAGCCAGTGTGCGAAATCCCTGTGAGGCTAAACAAAGTTGGGTTGGTGCTTCTCAGCGGGCTTAACGCTGTGGCAGCGGCTGCAGAAACCGGTATAGATGTGACCAGTAAGGCGATGAACGGTGTCATTGGCGTTGGAGAATTAAGGAGTTTTTGGAGTTTGTAA
- a CDS encoding response regulator transcription factor — MHRVFIIAKDDGEIKELHSGLTRMGFVCSVANNSSNLSEELIKQACDVLFMDMDGSPASAQTESMLEQLRELRITRHFPAIALISGEGLSHFDSNLEIDDFVVKPWDIAELVIRAKRVIKRAKNVRSEDLVICDDLVIDIDKCEVSIDGRLLALTFKEYELLKFLARNKGRVFAREVLLNEVWGYDYYGGDRTVDVHIRRLRSKLNDPDNTYIQTVRNIGYRFSNGV; from the coding sequence TTGCACAGAGTATTCATAATAGCTAAAGACGACGGGGAAATTAAGGAACTGCATTCAGGGCTTACCCGTATGGGTTTTGTCTGTTCGGTTGCTAATAATAGCTCAAATTTATCTGAGGAGCTTATAAAACAAGCGTGTGATGTTTTGTTTATGGACATGGATGGATCACCAGCTTCAGCCCAGACTGAGTCGATGCTAGAGCAGCTCCGTGAATTGAGGATAACAAGACACTTTCCTGCTATCGCCCTTATCTCCGGTGAAGGATTAAGTCATTTTGATTCGAATTTGGAGATAGATGATTTCGTGGTTAAACCCTGGGACATAGCCGAGCTGGTGATTAGAGCAAAGCGAGTCATCAAGCGGGCAAAAAATGTACGAAGCGAAGATTTAGTAATATGCGACGATCTGGTGATAGACATCGATAAATGCGAAGTGTCCATCGATGGTAGGCTACTTGCTCTGACCTTTAAGGAATATGAGCTGCTTAAATTCCTAGCCAGGAATAAAGGAAGGGTTTTTGCACGAGAGGTTCTGCTCAATGAGGTCTGGGGATACGACTACTACGGCGGCGATAGGACGGTGGATGTGCACATAAGGAGACTGAGAAGCAAGCTCAACGACCCCGATAATACCTATATTCAAACCGTGAGGAATATTGGCTACAGATTCAGCAATGGAGTATAG